Genomic segment of Triticum aestivum cultivar Chinese Spring chromosome 6A, IWGSC CS RefSeq v2.1, whole genome shotgun sequence:
CCTAAACAAAAATTAGAATGGCAATTGGCAATTCAAGATTTTACAGAAAAATATTTAAAATCAAGAAAGAAAACAATCTATAATGATCAACTCAAATCATGTCAGAACTGTCGGAGTTTTTTTTATATATTGATAAATAAGAAAGAAAACAATCTATAATGATCAACTCAAATCATGTCAGAACTGTCGGTTCTCATGATAATGCCATGGTGTAAGAAGGCAAGTATGTAATGAGTTAAAAGAGCACATGAAAATGAAGTTATGCAAACTGTAGAATTTTTGAATAGCAAATAGCACTCCAAGAGAGTTCTAAAGTAGCAAGAGGTTCAAGTGCAACAGATAGATAAATGAATAAGATTAAGGAATCAGTTGTGGATACTGTAACTTCATTACCATGTTTGCAATCAAATATTCAGAAAAATGTGATGATAACCATAAAAATCAGACAACATACTTGTTTCTCCGCGTCACCCTCAGAAATCTCACTCTGCAGTACCCTCTCTGTCAATCCTAAATAAGTTCAGGTCATCAGATTTATATTCAGACAACAACACCCAATAAGAAATGTTATTTGGAAAATAAAGATTATTTACcactagatgcatgatgggttTTACACCATTCATTCATATTATCTAAGCAAGCTTTGCTCTGACTTATAACCAAGTTAGGACCCTGCAAAATGACAACGATGTTGAACTTCCCGATGAGATGATGACAGACAAGTTATTCTACACTGAGATGAAGCACTATTTGAGCTTATTGACATGATAAGTAGAAAACTAGTGTACTGATTTTGACATTAAATATTTGTGCTATTACAGATATTATATTGCACATGGATCATCAGCACTCCATTGCCATAAACTTCTTATTCAGTTGAGCAAAGGGTGGGTTTGGACTTGTattgtggaacagagggagtactgtcTAGATTGGCCAGATAAGATTTTTTTTTTTCCAAACTGCAGTTTATGTAACGCAGCTGCGAGGAACAGAATTAGTAAAAAAATTAATCTACAGAAAACCAGAGTAATTCACGGGTGTTCTCGAATATTCCTGTAAGCAGCACTAGTTACAAGAACACCATGATATTGTACACGATCTATGTAGAACGAACTAAAGGTATATGATTTCAACAGCCACCTCTATTTGTTTTGTAAGTTTACCATCTGTTACAATGCAAGCTATCTCCAATATCCGATCTTTCGAAATATCCAAACCTACACAATCCAGTATGAGTGTGCCAGTTAGTCATGATTTTATGCATAAGATAAAGGTAACAAAAAAAGGAATAAATTCCAAATCTAAATTTGATTTGCCTATCCATTGAAAATATCTTTCGAAGTTATAAAATTGAATAAATTCACAGCAGTAGCAATTATCATCAGATCAGAGATCAAGGTATTTAGCAATCATCATCAAACTTCCAGGATAAGAAATACCCTTCGATGTTTCAGACCAACGCAACAAGCTGTTCGGGGCATTGGAGATAAATAATCCGTGGTTTTTTACTTTGTTCAGTTGGATCCCAGATTATAGTTCGGTTAACTAAAGTCGTGTATCAGTAATTTGAAATATGTTTGTTTCACCATGAGCCAGCTAGTTCGACCATTGACTACAAATTAAACCAGATGTCACTCCATTTTTAGCCACTAGAAGAAAGTAGAGAACCCTTCCCAAAATAAAAGAATGAGAAGCTAAGAACTAGCTATGCTAGCCAATGGATTGCATCCGAGTAAAGATAATCTACCAGAAGACACTGATATATTTCAGAAGGCCTCCAGAACTACTCTATGACTTCATACCCTTCCATTGTCAGTATTACAATTCGAACTTTACTTCCTACTGGGCTACTGGCTACCACACATTTCCCCTCATTAGCAGGTTACAAATAATTGGGTCTGTGGTTTGTAAGTGGTCATGTCACAAATTTACATCATCAGCACTCTGAACTATTATTTCATAGGTGCAAATTTTTAATAGTCGCAAACATACAAAAGTCTGAGCAGAAAATTAATTATTCTGAGGCAGAATAAAACAACACAAATTGTTACGAATAAACAAGTAAATGAAAGTACAACATCAAAAATAAATTCTCCGATGTACTAATAACATAAAACAAGTTGTGGTAACTGAATAATTTACCAGTCATTTCCAGGTCTATCCACACTAAAGGCATCCTGTAACCACCAGATGATGATGCAAGAGTTCCTCCATTATTGCTTACAACAGTTGTGTCATTTTGCACACCTTTATCTGCATAATAAATACAGTTTACAACCCCATTAGTGACTATGGTGAGTAGTCACATAAATATTATAGAACATTAACATGTATATCCCTGTCCCCATCAAAGGGTTTGTCAGGTAGCCATATGCACCCTGAAGACAAAATATAAAGAAAGGGGAAAACCACATTTGACAGACTGAAAATGTGATCAGTATGCTGGTgaatgttaagcttcatgcactagccaacgcaaccaaaagtccaaactgatggaaagggctaggcaattcacatatacacttcaacagctTCAGCAAAAATGTCACACTACAATCTAGTTAAAACTATTTTCAGAGAATTGTAGCGGAGGCCCCAACAACGAACGGAGGCAAAATTGATACATTGTACTGAACAGTGGCAGTATGACATGTTGCGGCAATGGCAACTCTCACCGAGTCCCCGGTCATGACGGTAGTTACCTAATTTGTTCCAATTTAGTTTCAGAGCCAACTGCTGCTCCGGCCTCAATGAGCAGCAGGCAGCAGCTGGGCTTTTAATCATGCTATGCTTTACCCATGACAACGGCATACCCAGGTACCATCCAAAATGAGCCACCATACAAAATGTGACATGACGGCCCAAGCAAGCATGGATAAATTATAAAACAAAAATACAatacatctcatctcatctttacagaATAACCACTCCAGGAAATTAAACAGTGAATGGCCATAAAACAGAACGTCAATTGAGCCCAGGGAGGtattatcacatcataaggcagtTATGTTCTTGGCAATAGTAGGTAAGCATTAATCTGTTTAATACGGGTAAAAACAGGCCCAGTGAACCAAGGTAAACTACAAAGGAAGTAGCTGCTTCAACTGAAAATTGCAGGGATAATAATGAGTTACGCAATCGATTCTCCATGCAAAAATACAGGGGAACAGTAATCCATCTAGTGTAATCTAATATTTTGGAAGCTACATCCCAGAAGAAATGGGGTACCAACCAGGTTTGCAGGCAGCAGTTTCTTCTATACTGGTAGAAGATGTTTGTGTTACTTCTCTATCTCTATCATTCCCTCCATCATCTTCGCCATCAAGATTAAGAAGCGAGAACATGTTCTCAGGCTTACTCATTTTTCCAATTTCCTTCTGTCTAGTATAATCCAAGCACCTATTCCTGTATCAGCCAAGCACCCAACTCCTCGATTAAAAATGAGCCTCTGTATAGCAAATAAATATACGGGGACGGTAACATAATAATATTCACTGTAATCCAACCAAGCAGAGCTAGTGTGCACCGAACGAAAAGGTTAACAGGATCGATGAAAGAGAAAGCTGATCATCTGCACCATTAGTTTTAACCCAAGCCAGAGAGAACCGACCTCGATGTCTGTTTACCCTATCCCCCAAATTGAAGGAACGAACCTTGTGCGCGGGCGCCGATGGAGGTCCGCCGGAGAACGAGGGCGAAGGTGGCGCGGCTGGGGCAGGAGGAGATACCGGTGGAGGCTGCCCGGAGGGGGTGCGgacgagccgccggctgctgcggCTGGGGCACGGGGAAACGCGCGCCGGCCGGAGGGGACgccgggggagggggaggaggaccgGGGCGTCGGGCTCGGGCAGAGGAGCGCGAGGGCTACCCGGGCCGCGCCTGcgaagccgaggcggcggcggcggcggcggcggcggcgggggagaggATCCGAGGAGGGGATGGGACTTGGAGCGAGAGGGGTCGGCCGAGCGaaactttttcttttctttctttctagaAAAAAAGATAACATATTTTTTGGTACTTCTTTTTTACACGTTTTTAGTAAAACCAACCT
This window contains:
- the LOC123131393 gene encoding oligoribonuclease isoform X2, which codes for MSKPENMFSLLNLDGEDDGGNDRDREVTQTSSTSIEETAACKPDKGVQNDTTVVSNNGGTLASSSGGYRMPLVWIDLEMTGLDISKDRILEIACIVTDGKLTKQIEGPNLVISQSKACLDNMNEWCKTHHASSGLTERVLQSEISEGDAEKQVLDFLMKHVGSDTPSIAGNSVYVDLLFLKKYMPRLAAIFSHVIVDVSSIMALCTRWYPKERKQTPRKGKSHRAMDDIKESIAELKYYKGNIFKPQKSKK
- the LOC123131393 gene encoding oligoribonuclease isoform X1, which gives rise to MSKPENMFSLLNLDGEDDGGNDRDREVTQTSSTSIEETAACKPDKGVQNDTTVVSNNGGTLASSSGGYRMPLVWIDLEMTGLDISKDRILEIACIVTDGLTERVLQSEISEGDAEKQVLDFLMKHVGSDTPSIAGNSVYVDLLFLKKYMPRLAAIFSHVIVDVSSIMALCTRWYPKERKQTPRKGKSHRAMDDIKESIAELKYYKGNIFKPQKSKK